In Lolium rigidum isolate FL_2022 chromosome 3, APGP_CSIRO_Lrig_0.1, whole genome shotgun sequence, the genomic window tcacatcttatgttctttacttggagcgtctgtttgtttttgtttttgtttgaataaattcggatcccacaatccttgtattggagatatacatgctccgctttttcatattgaacacttgtgttcttagttatgctttaatgttcatggcgaaggcttaaaattgcttcgttgattgctatttggttggaatcagaaaatgcttcatatggttttgaataatttgatacttggcaattgttttgagctctcatagatcatgtttaagctcttgcatcatgtagtttaaatatattagtggagaactaccgtagagcttgttgaaatttggtttgcatgattggtctctctaaggtctagatattttcacggtaaaagtgtttgaacaacaaggaagacagatgtagagtcttataatgcttgcaatatgttcttgtgtaagttttgatgtacctgttcatacttgcgtttgcttcaaacaaccttgctagccaaagccttgtactgagaggaaatgcttctcgtgcatccaaacatcttgagccaaaacccacgccatttgtgtccaccatatctacctactatgtggtatttttctgccattccaaagtaaattacttgagtgatacctttaaaatttcattcctttatctttgcaatatatagctcacgggaaaatagcttaaaaactattgtggtgatgaatatgtagctatgtatcttagttcttataagttgtttgttgagcggtaaccatgtttctggggacgccatcaactttttacacctttgttgaatatcatgtgagttgctatgcatgttcgtcttgtctgaagtaagggtgatttatcatgatcaaatggtttgagtatgcatatgttagagaagaacattggggcgctaaccaaagccatgtatcatggtggaagttttcagttggacattcatcctcaatctcctatgagaatattatctgttgtcgaatgcttatgcattaaagaggagtccattatctgttttatatgttgtcccggtatggatgtcctaagttgagatctatcaaaaacaagaaatcaaatgcgatctatctccttggacctttgtacaggcggcatagaggtacccctttgtgacacttggttgaaacatatgttatgcaatgataatccatgtaaatccaagctaattaggacaaggtgcgggcactattggtattcgatgcatgaggcttgcaacttgtaggaagttttatgcataacacatatgaattattactaccgttgacaaaattgtttctatgttttcaaaataaaaagctctagcacaaaaatagtaatccatgcttccgtctgcgaagggcccttcttttactttatgttgagtcagtttacctacttctttctatcttagaagcaaacacttgtgtcaactgtgtgcattgattcttacatgttcacttattgcacttgttatattactttatgttgacaattatccatgagatatacatgttacaagttgaaagcaactgctgaaacttaatcatcctttgtgttgcttcaatgccttctactttgaatctattgctttatgagttagctcttatgcaagtctttttgatacttgtcttgaaagtactattcatgaaaagttttgctatatgattcagttgtttagtcattgtcttttgaTAGCAAtttattgcttcgaatcacttcattcaccccatatgctttacaataatgttgataaagattatgatggtagcatgtcacttcagaaattattgtcgttatcgtttacctactcgagggcgagtaggaactaagcttggggatgcttgatacgtctccaacgtatctataatttcttatgttccatgttagttttatgacaatacatacatgttttgttcacactttatgatgttttgatgcattttccgtcactaacctattaacaagatgtcgaagcgccagttgttgttttctgctgtttttggtttcagaaatcctacaaaggaaatattctcggaattggacgaaatcaatgcccagggtcttatttttccacggagcttccagaagaccgaagagcatacgaggtagggcgacgaggcgcccacaccacagggacgcgcggccagggtggagcccgcgccgccctatggtgtggggccctcgtgcctccaccgaccctgccgttccacctacttaaactctccgtcgcgaaaaccctattaccgagagccacgatacggaaaaagttctagagacgccgccgccgccaatcccatctcaggggattcaggagatcgcctccggcaccctgccggagaggggaatcatcaccggagggctctacatcaccatgcccgcctccggactgatgcgtgagtagttcatccttggactatgggtccatagcagtagctagatggttgtcttctcctcttgtgctatcatgtttagatcttgtgagctgcctaacatgatcaagatcatctatttgtaattctacatgttgtgtttggtgggatccgatgaatatataatactatgtcaagttgattattgatctattatatatgtgttgtttatgttcttgcatgctctccgttgctagtagaggctctggccaagttgatacttgtaactccaagagggagtatttatgctcgatagtgggttcatgcctccattgaatgcgggacggtgacggaaagttttaaggttgtggatgtcttgttgccactagggataaaacatcaatgctttgtctaacgatatttgtgttgattacattacgcaccatacttaatgcaattgtctgttgtttgcaacttaatactggaaggggtgcggatgctaacccgaaggtggactttttaggcatagatacatgctggatggcggtctatgttctttgtcgtaatgccctgattaaatctcatagtgatcatcatgatatgtatatgaatctttatttgtcaattgcccacctgtaatttgttcacccagcatgctatttatcttattggagagataccactagtgaactgtggaccccggtccattcttttacatctgaaatacaatctactgcaatctctgttctctgttgttcttcgcaaacaaacatcattctccacaccatacgtttaatcctttgttttcaacaagccggtgagattgacaacctcactgttaagttggggcaaagtactgtgattgtgttgtgcaggttccacgttggcgccggaatcattggtgttgcgccgcactacactcctccaccaacaaccttcacgtggccttcatctcctacaggttcgataaccttggttttttactgagggaaaacttgctgctgtacgcatcacaccttcctcttggggttcccaacggacgtgtgcttcacgtgtaATCTCTACCccatgtcgatcttatgaagtatagcatgaagagaagtcattttgggttttaaacatgaaaatttcaaaaacatcccaaaagcttcattttagagtgactaagaaggatacatgattcccttttcattttcatgttttaaaattgtttaaatcttggtcaaacctaggattggaCCAAGATTcagatgggcataaaaattcagaaaaaaatcaaaagaatgaaaaatcaaagcacatagcattcttatgtcatatatatagtaagcattcaagttgataaacaaggtctagacatattcaaaccagacaaatcatgtatctatacccctaacccctaaactctgtcttatgaagtcaagcatgaagagaagtggttttgcgtttcaaacatggaaattataaaaacctcccaaaagcttcattttagagtgactaagaaggatccatgcttacctttgtattttcatattttaaacttgtttaaatcattgtcaaacctaggatttcaccaagattcaaatgggcataaaattcaaaaaaaatcagaaaaatgaaaacaaaagcacatagtcttcttatgtcatatatatagtaagcattcaaaagttgataaacaaggtctagacatatacaaataagacaaatcatgtatctacccctaaccctaaactctgtcttatgaagtcaaccatgaagagaagtggttttttggtttgaaacatggaaatttcaaaaaccttccaaaagcttaattttagagtgactaagaaggatctaggcttacaccttttcattttcatgttttaaacttgtttaaatcctggtcaaacctggaatttgaccaagattcaaatgggcataaaattttaaaaaatcagataaatgaaaaactaaagcacagagtcttcttatgtcatatagtaagcatgcaagttgataaacaaggtctagacatattcaaaccagaaaaaatatgtatatatctacccctaaccataaactctgtcttatgaagtcaatcatgaagaaatgatttttggtttcaaacatggcaatttcaagaacctccaaaagcttcattttagtgtgactaagaaggatccacgcttaccttttcattttcatgttttaaacttgtttaaatcttggtcgaacctaggatttgatcaagattcaaatgggcataaaataaaataaaacagaaaaatgaaaaaccaaagcacatagtcttcttatgtcatatagtaagcattaaagttgataaacaaggtctggacaTATTTAAAGCAGACAAAtcgtgtatatatctacccctaaccctaaactttgtcttatgaagtcaatcacgaagagaagtagttttgggtttcaaacatgcaaatttcaagaacgtcccaaaaacttcattttagagtgtttacgttttcattttcatgtttgaaacttgtttaaatcttggtcaaacctaggatttgaccaagattcaaatgggcataaaattcaaaaaaattagaaaaatgaaaaacaaaagcacatattcttcttatgtcatatattaagcattcaagttgataaacaaggtttagacatattcaaaccagacaaatcatgtatctacccccttacCCTAAACttggtcttatgaagtctagcatgaagagaagtcgttttgggtttcaaacgtttaagccaaaagcctcatttcgaatatttcaaacttattcaaatttggttcaaatttgaaagacatacaagttatagcacacatagtgcatacatgttcacacatactgcactagatactaaccctatagtttgaggccatttgaatgagatcgaaaaaattcttggattaaaaATTGGGTTGTTCgagccccgtagttggattttttgaaccttgatccggcaaaaccctagtttaacctatttaattatagattcgtaggtcgatttttctatctttttattattactatgcagcacatgtgtgtttgcccgtcgagtgaaactcagaggaagagggatcaatcggaaggagagaagaagagagagcattatggtgtctcccttttttcgggtgatgatgttctcTTGTGCAGGATTTATCAGTGAGCAAGAGGTACGAGCCAGCGAGGCagagaatgagagagatgcaTCGCTCCATGGAGAGGCCCCCCTTATGCTTTGAGTCATATGAAAGTCGTGCCATCTTTTAAGCTTCTACCCTGATGTTTAAAATCCGTCTTTCTTGAAAAAAGGAAGAGACGACATCAATCTATGCGTAATGAAAAGGAAGAGACGACATCAATCTATGCGTATCATTACGCAGTCTTCAGTTCACTGCGTACTTCTGTTACTCCTGGACTCAGTCTGATGCGACTTACTTCTGCATGATTGTAAATTTAGTTTATCTTACAAAATTTCGAAGGTGCAGATTTACTTCTGGAAGAAGAGCAAAACTAAAATTAGCGTTTCATTCGCAGTGACAGAACCCGAAGTCTACAAGTGAGAAGCTTAAAAGGACTGGGATTTTTTTTGTGCTTCTATTGCAATTTGGAAGGTATATATCACGGAACATAAAATAGTACTGTACTAACAACACACAAAATTAGTTTCTAGGTTGCATTGTAATTTGTGATACACTGTAATTTGAAATGGCAAAAATCAAACATCCCAAGACCACATGTCATAAAACATCAAACATTCGTCAAACAGTGTATAGATCTACCCAGAACACATAAAAAACATGTAATAAACAGCAAACATTCGTCAGACAAGGTAGAGAATCATCCAGAACACGGCCGCAAGACAGAAATCAAGTTCAGATTGTATTTTGCATCCACGTGACTGGGAACTTATTGCTCCGATTCTACGAGCACAACCGGGCACCAGGAAAGTTTAGTACAGCACATTTTTGACAAAATTTAGGAACAGAGAAGCTCCTTCAATTCCCATCTAGTAGGGCTCCACTGGAGTACGGAAGTTGAGTCCAGCGTACACAGCAGCGGCACCAAGCTCTTCCTCGATCCTAAGAAGCTGCCCCAGTTTAAGAAAAACAGAAGTCAGTAAAATGCACCAGCCTATGTTGTCAAATAAACGCACCTTACTCCAAGAAAGAGCAACGAAAAAAATAGCAGTATGTGCAATAGATTGTCTAGAAGTGAGTGGTAGCTAGTTTCCATACCTGGTTGTACTTCGCGAGACGTTCTGATCTGCAAGGTGCTCCGGTCTTGATCTGGCCCTGTAACAAAAGGGAAATTTTTCTATTAGCTTCACCATTAAACTTGAGTTGCACTACTGACATTCTTCAAAGAAAAAATTGGAAACATACCGTAGATAAGCCAACCGCCAAATCAGCAATGAATGTATCCTCAGTTTCACCACTGCAGCAAAGAGATGGCAATTGAATTTTTCAGATATAACAAAGAAAGGTAAAAGTACAGGAACAAAAGATGGTGACTGAGAAGTGTACCTCCGGTGACTGGTCATCACACCCCAGCCAGCACGTTTTGACATTCTCACAGCCTCAATGCTCTCGGTCACAGATCCAATTTGGTTAACCTACATTGTAATGCGGATACACAATACTTGAGCTGACAAAGCTATCGGCTGCAACAAATTGAAGTTATCTCAAACCAGGCATACCTTGAGGAGAAGAGCATTGCATGACTTCTCTGCAATCGCCTTTGCAACCCTCTGCACGTAAGAGGGTAATAAACTATGTAAATCACCTaagcaaatgaaaatatgaagacAATGTATCACATTAAAGAGAGTACATACAGTTGGGTTCGTGACAAGGAGGTCATCTCCGACAATCTGCACTTGCTCTCCAATTTCCGCAGTCATCTTAGCATAGTGAACCCAGTCATCCTGATCAAATGGGTCCTCAATGGAGACAATTGGGTATTCATCAACAAATGACTTGTACACATTCTTCAGGCTATCTCCAGATATCTTCTGGGAGCCATCATTGTTCTGCAACAAGCAACAGAATAACCATAAATTGGCCATCAAAATCAAAATAAACTTAACAATTGAAACTGACAATCGGACATtacatcttccttgaagttcagATCATAGGTTTGGTCCTTTTCACCGTAGAACTCTGAAGCAGCAACATCCATTCCAATGACAACCTAGCATAGCATATGTAATGTCTCAGTAAAAGGCCTCAATAATCATTAAATCAACTTGGACATGATGTAATGCAACAAACCTTGCCAGTATATCCAGCCTTTTCAATAGCCACCTTCAAGAGCTCAAGACCCTCCTTGTTCTCCTATAGTTTAACAAAAGGCCAAGGAATTAACAAATACTCAGAAAAGATATTTTGTTGACCATTATGCATCTCAATCTGTACGATTATGGCTTTAAAAACAAATAAATTTCTAGTATCATAGAGATACTTATGGCCTTAATcaagaagaaacaaaaaagacaaatttctgactaaCTGTTGTGCCACAGTAATCACCATATATTCAGAGATAGCAAAAATTGAACAGCAAGAAAAAAGTAATACGAATTTCTGACTAACTTTTGAGCCATTTTGAAGGATTATCTCATGTTCTACAGGTGTAAGCCAAAGATATAAAGACAAACCTGAATGTTAGGAGCAAAACCACCTTCATCACCAACATTGGTAGCATCTTGACCATACTTCTTCTTGATAACGGACTGAACCAAACAGTAAATGTGTAAACTATTAGACATTGCAAAACTACCAGCTAGAAAGTGAAAAGTGCAATTGAAGAATCACCTTCAAGTTGTGATACACTTCAACACCCATCTTCATGGCCTCCTTGAAGGATGAAGCACCAGTAGGAAGGATCATGAATTCCTGTAGAAGCATAGAGAGCAAAAGTTACAGGCCACTGAAGTCATACGATAAGAGCTATGTGTAAATTAAGGTTTGGGGCCCTGCCTGCATAGCAAGCTTGTTTCCAGCATGCGATCCACCGTTGATGACATTGAATGCAGGCACAGGCAGAACGAGATGCTTGTTACCAGCAAGGTTGGCGATGTGCTGCAGTTTACAAGACACAAATAAATCGACAGTGATTGGCATAACAACAATTCAGTGATAAGCACACCGAGCATAGCGAAATGTACCTGGTACAGTGGAATCTTCTTGACAGAAGCTCCTGCTTTGCATACAGCAAGTGACACAGCCAGGATAGCATTAGCACCAAGCTGAATTTCAAGAGAATCAAGTCGTCAAGTGGCAATTAGCGAAATGCAAATGGTTATACTTTTCCTCTCAACACTATAACCAACAGCATGTACACCAATACCGAAATATACCTTTTGCTTGCACCAGCCCCACTCATTCTTGGTTCCGTCAAGTTCATGAACCATGAAGTTGTCAAGCAGAGTCTGTTCCGTGGGATCCTACAAAGCAAATAGAACGTGTCAAAACTATTAAGTTAATACTGTATATGtatgcagagaaaacaataagtTAATATTGTAGTATGCACATAATCAGTTTAACGAAGGAGCAAGGAGGCAAACCTTGCCAATCAATGCTGGCCCAATAATGGAGTTCACATTGTCCACGGCCTGTTAAAGGGACAACTTTAAGAGTTAACTTATGGAGCAATCACAGCTTAAAGTTATAAGAGATGACATGCTACAAAGACATTATAGAACACGCTAAATTAAGACAAACCTTCTGCACACCCTTGCCCAAGTAATCTTTGCCTCCATCCCTCAATTCCAAAGCTTCGTAGACACCTATTATACAGGCAACAACAGCCCAAGTTTAATTTcacagcaagggtagacagagacaTTAGTGATTGACAAGAAAAAACAGCATGAATCCTCCAAATCCGAATGGGAAACTAAATCTCAATGAATGAAAATGAACATGCAGAAGCCACGAGGCTAGAAGAGATTCTTCAGCTTCCTGCACAGATACACTAGGATTCTTGTAAATGGGAAGACGCCAAAATCCATGAAATCACTACATAGGTTGTTTTTAAAATAGAGACAGATAGAATTGTGCACTACAAACTACAAAATCACAACATGTTGACTAAAATGCATTGATAGTAGCAAGGCCATAGCCACAACAGATAAAAAAAAGCACGCTGGTAACTGAGAGACCTACCAGTTGATGCACCGCTGGGCACAGCAGCCCTCGCAAATGTTCCATCAGAGCAGCACACGTCAACCTGGCAGCACAAGAAAAGGGTTCACACTTAGCTATAGGAAGAATCGGCAAGGGGGAAGCATTAATGATTAACAAATTTGACGCACTGAAACAAACTAGTACCGCATCTCGACACAAAATACATGACACACAGCATCATTCCCACTAGTGCGAAACTAAACAACGAGATAACAGAGATCAGATCGTGCCAAGCAGCAGATCAGCTACAAACAATCAGTCACCTCGCTAAAGCGGAAAAAATACAGGAAGGAGaacacaaaagcaaaatagatcgTACGGCTAATCGAGTAAACGCGTAGCCACGAAATGATCAGATCTACTGCTACCGGAACCCGTAAAATTGCTAAAAACCTATCCGTAACCAGGATTACAGCCAAAACGGACTAATAAGCACATACACGAACAAATCAGAGCACAATCCACCAACCCAAGGCCAAATCGGA contains:
- the LOC124701889 gene encoding enolase-like, with the translated sequence MAATIQSVKARQIFDSRGNPTVEVDVCCSDGTFARAAVPSGASTGVYEALELRDGGKDYLGKGVQKAVDNVNSIIGPALIGKDPTEQTLLDNFMVHELDGTKNEWGWCKQKLGANAILAVSLAVCKAGASVKKIPLYQHIANLAGNKHLVLPVPAFNVINGGSHAGNKLAMQEFMILPTGASSFKEAMKMGVEVYHNLKSVIKKKYGQDATNVGDEGGFAPNIQENKEGLELLKVAIEKAGYTGKVVIGMDVAASEFYGEKDQTYDLNFKEDNNDGSQKISGDSLKNVYKSFVDEYPIVSIEDPFDQDDWVHYAKMTAEIGEQVQIVGDDLLVTNPTRVAKAIAEKSCNALLLKVNQIGSVTESIEAVRMSKRAGWGVMTSHRSGETEDTFIADLAVGLSTGQIKTGAPCRSERLAKYNQLLRIEEELGAAAVYAGLNFRTPVEPY